The genomic segment TGCAAACTCTCCAGCTCCACTTCGAGGGTTTGAaggaagcgttgcctctccacCAACTCGCCCTGAGCGCATCTCAGGGCCTCGTTACTCTCCTTCACGTCGTTCTGCACCGCCTCCAGCTGAGACACGAGATTCAAATTGACCTGCTTTCTGGAATCGCGGAGAGCACCACGGCACGGACCGCCACGGCGGCGCACCTTCTTGCGGTACCACAGTTCGGCGTGTTCCTTGTTTTTCTTCACGATGCCTTCGTACTGGATTCGCAGATCGGACAGGGTGGCTCCGAGCTCGGGTCCCTGGGCCGAGTCCACCTCCACGTTCACCTCGTCGCGGGCTATGCGAGACTTCACCTGCTCCAGTTCCTTGGAAAGAAGAAATGTTGATTTCCAAATTGATATGTTGAATCGGTTGAAAACGTAAGGACATCTACCGTACATTATTTAGATGTTGTCCATCAATAATTGACAAAGCAGAGCTCAGTTTACACTTTGAGTACTCATTCAAATACTTTTAAATTTCAAGAGTAGAAAAGCATAATTTAGAGACAATGAAGTTCCTATCAAAATTCCCAACGTCAATtccaaagcatttttaaaatgattttcaatCTCACGGTCACTTGGAAAATTCCAATTTCCAGTCGAATGAAGCGCACGTATCTCCAAACTTGGTGGATTTGCAAtgataaagattaaaaaaagggacACCAAATAACGCTAGTCTTCAACTTATATTCatacattaatttatttattgattaacttgtttatgacctatttattcatgtctaaaatgtcttttcctgtgtctgtattctcgccctcttgctactgtaacaatgaaatttccctaatacgggattataaagttatctcatctaatctaaatattttTCCAGCTCCAAATAAAATGAAGGATATCGACAGTGCGGAATCCGCGACCGTAAGGTTTCAGTAAAGAGACGGAAATGAAGTACCTCTTCGTGGTTCTTCCTCAGGAAGTAAAGCTCCTCTTTCAAGCTGTCCACGTCACCCCTGAGGGAGGCGATAATCTGCTCGTGGTCGCTCTTGGCCTTCTTCAGCGCCACGCAGTCTCGCTCCACCGACTGACACATCACCAGCTCCGTCTCCCACCTGGTTACACAAAAGGAGGCGTCGACTGCCGAGCCAACTGCGCAAACCTGCCAGATGTTTGGAGGAAGTGCTTTTTTGCTCTTCTCCTCCACCTCAACCACTCACTTGATCCGGAAGTCATCCGCCGCCAGTCTGGCGTTGTCGATTTCCAACATGAGACGAGCATTTTCCAACGTTTTCTTCCTCACCTGTAACGGCAACGTAACGTGAACAGGTAGAGATGGAGGTTTTTCCACGATGGAGCttgttagggttatcattattctaaatttgcttgcaatgaagaacgctttgcatTATGTTAGAAATCTTAATCATTATATacatgtgcttgcaatgaagaacgctttgctttacttagtttgttaacattaaaaaagtcatttttagtacatcttgcttgcaatgaagaacgctttgctttacttagcttgttaacattaaaaaagtcatttttagtacatctgcttgcaaccgtgataaacaacgGGATGGTCACTCCCCTTGCACctggacttctcaaaactatggttcacatcaagctcCATTAGGAAGATCCGGAGGACTTTAAATAGTTTTGAGAAACATCGGCTTCTGAAGGTGATTCACATCaagctctcttgggaagatcCAGAGGActttaaattgttatgagaaacGTACTTCTTCATATCTGGCTCACAGGACTCTCaattgtttagacttctgtgatgcatgttgttaaatcttatgtaataaatTAGCAAGTGAGATATCGATTCggcagaatgatcttgaccgaggacgcgtgtggatcgattctctctggCAAGAAACCCGGTTAGGaatcagatgtctgttttattacgGCATGCATttaggaatgcctattggtgaacctatcatttttGGTCCTTCAAGCcggatcttcccaagagagATTGATGTGAACCACCTTCAGAAGCCGGTGTTTCTCCAAACAATTTAAAGTCCTCcggatcttcccaagagagcttgatgtgaaccatagttttgagaagtccaggtgcaaggggagtgaccttcccgttgtttatcatggttgcaagcagatgtactaaaaatgactttttaaatgttaataagctaagtaaagcaaagcgttcttcattgcaagcaaatttataataatgataaccctaacagAGTTCTTCAAACATCTTCTATCACGATGAAACGAGGCTACGGACATCCTAGTTTGGAGTACCTCCTGCTCAATGGCGTGCGCTTGGGCCATCATGGAGTCCAGGTCATGGCCTTTGGGAATGCGCTCCATCATCACCTGCTTGATTTTCATCTCCAGGTCGGCGTTGGCGCGTTCCAGCGAGTGCACCTGCCAGGTTGAGGAAGAACCGGTTTGATCAAAGCGCCTCGCCGACCGGGTCGTCCCACGGGTGTCACGGAACTTCACCTTGTCCAGGTACTTGGCCAAGCGGTTGTTGAGACTCTGCATGGCCTCCTTCTCGTTGGCGCCGCCGCCGTGAAGCCCGTTGAGCGAGCCGTTCAGGTCGTGGCTGACGGACGCCGAACGGGTCAAGGCGCCGGCGGCGGGGGAGAAGGAGACCGCCGAGGCGCGGGAGCGCCCGCCGTCCATCAGGGAACGACTGGAGAAGGACGGCTGGCGGCCGACGGAGTAACCCCGGAGCGACATGCTGGAGGACATGATCCAGGACCAGGACTCTGCTGGAAAGATACCGAGAAACATTTACGGGAAACCAGTgtcgggccatcagggccttctctgctggcctaagaaatatctgaatcatatattatattttgtccatcaatacttattaaataattctaaattgtctgttagcttcccttctccctggttgcactgcttccagatgtgtgttttcatattgaagcatttaaccaatagcatttcagccattatttgttgccagggtcagaaatctgcctcaaggccttaacaatcagttctgcaggctctgctgcattaaacaatgtcgataagactgttgctttaaccaatcagatttcgagttggcaacaccacaatgcattgtcgcaggcatagggatacgtcattgctttcactaactatgattggctagtgattagccagagctaccaaactgtatttggagcgagctgcacaagcaaatatattgttgtgttgatttaaagccattttcaagacgaactatgccagaaatacgacaggacaggctccactttcagcgttagcttcgatggcgatagaaaagaaggaagaaagaaaggaggatggatattgtgtacagttaaaaaggatttttggtgagtaaaatagggctgtattcctaaataatatttggaaGTGGATTCTACCCcattttagtacaatttttgctgtttcgccattgatgtccatcgctgtcttttcccgggaaaatcacccccctggcccggttgtaatgtctgaaaagctccagtatttgtatttaatcaataaatggtgctaggaagtggattttacccgttgaaggcgctccgagaaaatgcacggaccgccaccgCGGGAACCACTCCACCATACGGCTAACCTGACGTTGCGTGGTTCTTCTTCGGATGCGCAAATTTGCCAACGTGAAGGCCCTCGAGAAAACGTTGATTTCTGGATGAGTACGAGGACTCTTAAAGGCGATGAGTAGGCTTTTAAAATGAGCGCGATGACTTGGATGACGGCGTCTGGTTTTTAACGGCTCGTTCATCgagaaaggaaaaataaagacTAAGACTCATCTAAATGTAAATGCTCTCACCGGAGTGAAGTTCAAAAGTCAGTTATTATGATAACAAGATCCGTTTGGTATTCAAGAAAATTATTCTATTCTCAAAGCATGTAAATACAGGGCAGTCATCGTTCGGATTGGCTAAACGAGTATTACCGtcagtggatttaaaaaaataaaaaagtttattACTATTATAAGGGACTTGGTTCTAATTGTCTttcccatttttgtagtctCAGTTGGCATAGGTGTCcaaatattgttattattacttTTCTATCAACTGTTCCTTCTCTTTCTTCTATTAAAGGGACACGGTTGTAATTGTCTTTCCCTTTTTTATAGGCTCATTTGACACCATCTTTTCCTGCTTTCAACTTACTTCCTGTACATTAGACAAGTCATCTATGAAGGTTAAACAGTCGCTCTTTGTGCGTGGCGAGACTGGGCGGAGGCGGGGCTTATCCACAGGCGCTGACCGGCCGGCTGGCCGCCGGTCACTTTCTCAACCGAGTTGAGGAGGCGGATTAACTGTCAAGGGAACCTCTTTCTGTGTCTGTCACCTGATCCTGGCAACCCAACACAGAAGCCATCGGgggtaggggggggggggggggggggtagggGGGGGGGACAGACGGTCTCCTTGTTCACGTGGGAAAATGATGGCCTAAATATGATTGATAGCGCATTCCATAACAGACACAAGGGGACGCTTTGTTGGCTGCTAAATTAACTTTTCTATTTGCATCTTCAAcgattatttgaattttttgtcCCTGTCACTTTAAGAAGTGACAGAAAAATGTAAAGGTGACGTATAGGCAAATGAAGACGAATTTGATATCAGAAATTGCATTTGAAAAATAGTGCACGGTCTGAAAAAAATTGCGGAATTATGAGAATAATATGTGGGACTTACCGAGATGATCAAACGATAACGGGTTGAACACGATGACCGGGCTGAAGGGGTGCAAGAGCGGGTCTGTAGTGGGGAAGCTTGCAAGGTGAGCTTTTATTCAGGTGTGCCGGAAGTGGGCGTGGCCTGTCAACCAAAAGACGTAAAAAAGGAGTGAACCGTTACATTTATTTGAATTAGAATAATTTCACGATGTTGTTAATGCGTGGACTCCGATGGATTGCAATTGCTGCCCAATCCTTTTGAACAAGGAGGATCGGCGGCTGCCAGCAGTCAAtgtcagtgaatgagttcaattttgtgtaacttgattttttttactccattgAATCTTAATTTTTGTCTATGAAGAGAAATGAGCTTTTcgtgatttttatttaaattttaagaaGACGCATGTGACGCCGTTTCAGCAATTTTTACCCCAAATTTGGCACGCTGACGGACTGGCTCACTCCGATTGAATTTCTCTTCCTCGCATGATTGTAACTTGAACATCCTTcctttaaataattcaaaaagttGCTCCATAGAAGAAAAGCCTGGCATGTGCGGGGTTCGATGTTGTGGCAAACTAtatctctttaacaaaacaaatggtgttaagacctaccatatgcatgcatgtacatctctatgtgtatgtatgtatatatgcccttatatatatgaatgtgtatgtatatatatatatatatatatatgtccttatatgtgaatgtgtatgtatatatatatatatatgtccttatatatgaatgtgtatatatatgaatgtgtatgtatatatatgaatgtgtatgtatatatgaatgtgtatgtatatatatatgtatatatatgaatgtgtatgtatatatatatgtatatatatgaatgtgtatgtatatatatatatatgtatatatctgaatgtgtatgtatatatatatatatgaatgtgtatgtatatatatatatgtatatatatgaatgtgtatatatatatatgtatatatgaatgtgtatgtatatatatgaatgtatatatatatatatttcagcaacacgcttatttatttatatatttattcatgtatttatttattacctatttatttatgtctaaaatgtcttttcctgtgtctgtattctcaccctcttgctactgtgataacgaaatttcccgaatacgggatgaataaagttatccaatccaatccaatctaaactAATAAACAGTGCGCACATTCATTCGATTAAATATTAAAACTGTTTCGCGGTACATAGTTTGTAGACCTTTTAGCTATTTTAGAGGCTGTTGACAATGCCTACTGGTCCTTATTTTATGTTCATGTCGTGGATAAGGGAAATGCTATAATGGAAAGATAACTAAAatgagtaaataaaaataaactacacacatcttattttagcatttttgagTTAGATAACATGctgcatttaaaaatgcatttaaaaaaagtaaaaacaaaggTGCTGCTTTATACTTGTTGATATTGTGACAATATAGAGTGTAAAATTCATGTTTCTGGTAAAAATGAAGATAGAAAAGTCATCTTGGTCATCATTAATTGGATTAACATTTTTCACATATGTTCCTGTTTCCCGAGAAGAAGAGTAAGAAAATAGAGAAGATGGAATTTTCCGACTAACTGGAGTTAATGAGGTCTATGCAAAGGAGAACCGCTCGCGCTTGTTGGAGATGATTCCAATTTCAATGAGATGCAAATAGTATCCCACTTCCTCAATTTGCAATCTATGCTaca from the Stigmatopora argus isolate UIUO_Sarg chromosome 16, RoL_Sarg_1.0, whole genome shotgun sequence genome contains:
- the LOC144091338 gene encoding keratin, type I cytoskeletal 18, which gives rise to MSSSMSLRGYSVGRQPSFSSRSLMDGGRSRASAVSFSPAAGALTRSASVSHDLNGSLNGLHGGGANEKEAMQSLNNRLAKYLDKVHSLERANADLEMKIKQVMMERIPKGHDLDSMMAQAHAIEQEVRKKTLENARLMLEIDNARLAADDFRIKWETELVMCQSVERDCVALKKAKSDHEQIIASLRGDVDSLKEELYFLRKNHEEELEQVKSRIARDEVNVEVDSAQGPELGATLSDLRIQYEGIVKKNKEHAELWYRKKLEAVQNDVKESNEALRCAQGELVERQRFLQTLEVELESLQKQVAALEGNLAEASHKYGTEMERLQVTLNQLEEELSQLRLDMQRTKADYEQLLRIKQNLEMEIATYRRLLEGEESMKEVPPPPKKEPDVRTRKIVKVVTQTMVNGKVVDESSEVEQIEETTKK